One part of the [Pantoea] beijingensis genome encodes these proteins:
- the puuD gene encoding gamma-glutamyl-gamma-aminobutyrate hydrolase: MGIALNKPLIGIVMCQIDKDGHPTQMVHNKYLDAVVNAGGIPLALPHMLISDAALTGNPLASLDGVLLTGSTSNIEPHHYGERGTELHTDPGRDKLAFAIITQAMAYQMPLMAICRGLQELVVVTGGSLYRQVHLQPGLSDHREDTARSLEEQYAPAHSVSIEAGGLLSGLVNGRDNFQVNSLHQQGVRSLGPGARIEARAADGLIEAVSLRHHPFALGVQWHPEWQSDKSEISRLLFEGFIRASDDYRRGNH; encoded by the coding sequence ATGGGCATTGCTCTTAACAAACCGTTGATTGGCATTGTGATGTGCCAAATTGATAAAGACGGCCATCCAACGCAAATGGTGCACAATAAATATCTTGACGCCGTGGTCAATGCGGGCGGTATCCCACTTGCCCTCCCGCATATGTTAATTAGCGATGCAGCGCTTACTGGCAACCCGCTGGCGTCACTGGACGGCGTATTGCTCACCGGCAGCACCAGCAATATTGAGCCACACCACTATGGCGAACGAGGCACCGAGCTGCACACCGATCCTGGTCGCGATAAACTGGCCTTTGCCATAATCACCCAGGCAATGGCATATCAGATGCCCTTGATGGCTATCTGCCGTGGCCTGCAAGAGTTGGTTGTCGTTACGGGAGGATCGCTTTACCGCCAGGTGCATCTGCAGCCCGGACTTAGCGATCACCGGGAGGATACAGCGCGATCACTTGAGGAACAGTATGCTCCGGCCCATTCGGTGAGCATTGAGGCTGGCGGTTTACTGTCTGGCCTGGTGAACGGACGCGATAACTTTCAGGTGAACTCCTTACATCAACAGGGCGTTCGTTCGCTGGGTCCCGGCGCGCGCATTGAGGCCCGGGCAGCTGATGGGCTCATTGAAGCCGTCAGTCTACGTCATCACCCGTTCGCTTTAGGGGTACAGTGGCATCCCGAATGGCAATCCGATAAATCAGAAATCTCCCGCCTGTTGTTTGAAGGCTTTATCCGGGCCAGCGATGACTATCGCCGGGGAAACCACTAA